A region from the Cellvibrio sp. PSBB006 genome encodes:
- a CDS encoding citrate synthase, with protein MTDKKAHLTVDGLDAAIELPIYNSSTGPDVIDVTSITKNGFFTFDPGFMSTASCESKITFIDGDKGILLHRGYPIDQLADHSDYLETCYLLLNGELPNDTQKQEFTNAVKNQSAVDPSVAALIKTFKRDAHPMAILCSAVAALAAVYNEGLDITREEDRKVTAHRLIGQMPTLAAMVYKHSQGEEFIAPDSALGYAENYLNMTFGKAGQASKVSQVLAKAMDRIFILHADHEQNASTSTVRLSGSSGTNPFAAIAAGIATLWGPAHGGANEAVLKMLEEIGSVDNIDKFVAKAKDKNDPFRLMGFGHRVYKNFDPRAKVMKQTCDEVLAELGLENDPLLAIAKRLEKIALEDEYFIQKKLYPNVDFYSGIIMKAIGIPTEMFTVIFATGRAVGWYAHWDEMVSAAYKIGRPRQLYTGSVQRDYPSK; from the coding sequence ATGACTGACAAGAAAGCACACTTAACGGTTGACGGCTTGGATGCGGCAATTGAGTTGCCCATTTATAACAGCTCTACCGGTCCTGACGTTATCGACGTTACCAGCATTACCAAGAACGGCTTTTTTACCTTCGATCCGGGCTTTATGTCCACCGCCTCATGTGAATCCAAGATTACTTTCATTGATGGCGACAAAGGTATTCTGCTCCACCGTGGTTACCCCATTGATCAATTAGCTGACCATTCTGATTACCTCGAAACCTGTTACCTGCTACTAAACGGCGAACTCCCAAACGATACTCAAAAGCAAGAATTTACCAACGCCGTCAAAAACCAATCCGCTGTCGACCCTTCTGTAGCTGCCCTCATCAAAACCTTCAAACGCGATGCACACCCCATGGCAATTCTGTGCAGTGCAGTAGCTGCTCTCGCCGCTGTTTATAATGAAGGGCTTGATATCACTCGGGAAGAAGACCGTAAAGTTACAGCACACCGCTTAATCGGCCAAATGCCTACATTGGCTGCCATGGTTTACAAGCACAGCCAGGGCGAAGAATTTATCGCGCCGGACAGCGCACTTGGTTATGCAGAAAATTATTTAAATATGACCTTCGGCAAAGCAGGACAGGCATCCAAAGTAAGCCAAGTGTTGGCCAAAGCCATGGACCGCATTTTTATTCTTCATGCGGACCACGAGCAAAATGCATCAACATCAACAGTACGCCTCTCTGGCTCTTCCGGCACCAACCCGTTTGCCGCTATCGCCGCCGGGATTGCCACATTGTGGGGACCAGCCCATGGCGGCGCTAACGAAGCCGTATTAAAAATGTTGGAAGAAATCGGCAGCGTGGACAACATTGATAAATTCGTTGCCAAAGCAAAAGACAAAAATGATCCGTTCCGCCTGATGGGCTTCGGTCACCGTGTTTACAAAAACTTTGACCCTCGCGCCAAAGTCATGAAGCAAACCTGTGATGAAGTTCTGGCTGAATTAGGATTGGAAAATGATCCTCTGCTGGCGATAGCCAAGCGTTTGGAAAAAATTGCCCTGGAAGATGAATATTTCATTCAGAAAAAATTATATCCAAATGTGGACTTCTACTCTGGCATCATCATGAAGGCCATCGGCATCCCTACCGAGATGTTTACGGTGATCTTTGCTACTGGCCGTGCCGTGGGCTGGTATGCTCACTGGGATGAAATGGTCAGTGCTGCTTACAAAATCGGTCGCCCGCGCCAACTTTATACAGGCAGCGTTCAGCGCGACTATCCCAGCAAATAA
- the sdhA gene encoding succinate dehydrogenase flavoprotein subunit yields MANMRTISFDGIVIGGGGAGMRAALQLAQSGYKTAVITKVFPTRSHTVSAQGGITCAIASADPNDDWRWHMYDTIKGSDYIGDQDAIEYMCSVGPEAVFELEHMGLPFSRTENGRIYQRPFGGQSKDFGKGGQAARTCAAADRTGHALLHTLYQGNLKNKTVFLNEWFAVDLVKNQDGAVVGVIAINIEDGETVYVKAKATVLATGGAGRIYSSTTNAHINTGDGIGMVLRAGFPVQDIEMWQFHPTGIAGAGVLVTEGCRGEGGYLINKDGERFMERYAPNAKDLAGRDVVARSMVQEILEGRGCGPNGDHVLLKLDHLGEEVLESKLPGICELSRTFAHVDPVYAPIPVVPTCHYMMGGVPTNVNGQALTVDANGKDAVIDGLYACGEVACVSVHGANRLGGNSLLDLVVFGRAAGLYIEKALREGIEQRDATQADIEASMARLNKINTSTSGESAAVLRKELQTIMQNYFGVFRKGEYMQKGIQQLAELRPRVENVCITDKSSAFNTARIEALELQNLLEVAEATAIAAEERKESRGAHAREDFQDRDDQNWLCHSIYFPADKRVAKRAVNFAPRTMEAFEPKVRTY; encoded by the coding sequence ATGGCTAACATGCGAACAATTTCATTTGACGGTATTGTGATTGGCGGCGGCGGCGCAGGCATGCGTGCTGCACTGCAATTGGCACAATCCGGTTACAAAACGGCGGTAATTACCAAAGTATTTCCAACCCGCTCGCACACTGTATCTGCTCAAGGCGGGATTACCTGCGCTATCGCGAGTGCTGACCCGAATGATGACTGGCGCTGGCACATGTATGACACCATCAAGGGGTCTGATTACATCGGCGACCAGGATGCTATCGAATATATGTGTTCTGTCGGGCCGGAAGCGGTCTTTGAATTGGAGCACATGGGTTTACCTTTCTCCCGTACTGAAAATGGCCGCATTTATCAGCGTCCCTTTGGCGGTCAATCAAAGGATTTTGGCAAAGGCGGCCAGGCGGCCCGTACCTGTGCGGCAGCAGACCGTACCGGTCACGCGCTTCTGCACACCCTTTATCAGGGAAACCTTAAGAATAAAACGGTCTTTTTGAACGAATGGTTCGCCGTTGACCTGGTGAAGAATCAGGACGGCGCCGTTGTCGGTGTGATTGCTATTAACATCGAAGATGGCGAAACAGTCTACGTTAAAGCCAAGGCAACCGTCCTGGCGACTGGCGGTGCCGGCCGTATTTATTCCTCTACCACCAACGCTCACATCAACACGGGCGATGGTATTGGTATGGTGTTGCGTGCCGGTTTCCCGGTGCAGGATATCGAGATGTGGCAGTTCCACCCGACTGGTATTGCCGGCGCGGGTGTTCTGGTTACGGAAGGGTGTCGCGGTGAAGGTGGCTACCTGATCAATAAAGATGGCGAACGCTTTATGGAGCGTTATGCCCCCAATGCCAAAGACCTTGCCGGTCGTGATGTTGTGGCTCGCTCCATGGTTCAGGAAATCCTGGAAGGACGTGGTTGCGGCCCGAACGGTGATCACGTGCTGCTTAAGCTCGATCACCTGGGTGAAGAAGTGCTTGAGAGCAAGCTACCCGGTATCTGTGAATTGTCACGTACCTTTGCGCACGTTGACCCGGTTTATGCTCCCATTCCGGTTGTACCCACGTGCCATTATATGATGGGCGGTGTACCAACCAATGTGAATGGCCAGGCGTTGACTGTTGATGCAAATGGTAAAGATGCTGTCATCGATGGCCTCTACGCTTGCGGAGAAGTGGCGTGTGTATCCGTGCATGGTGCCAATCGCCTCGGCGGAAACTCGCTGCTGGATCTGGTGGTATTTGGTCGTGCGGCAGGTTTGTATATCGAAAAAGCATTGCGTGAAGGTATTGAGCAACGTGATGCCACCCAGGCCGATATCGAAGCTTCCATGGCTCGCCTGAACAAAATTAACACCTCAACCAGCGGCGAAAGCGCTGCTGTGCTGCGCAAGGAATTGCAAACCATCATGCAGAATTACTTCGGTGTATTCCGTAAAGGTGAATACATGCAGAAGGGTATTCAGCAGTTGGCAGAGCTGCGTCCGCGTGTTGAAAATGTATGCATCACCGATAAGAGCAGCGCGTTCAATACTGCCCGTATCGAAGCACTTGAGTTGCAAAATCTGTTGGAAGTGGCCGAAGCGACCGCCATTGCGGCGGAAGAGCGCAAGGAGTCTCGCGGTGCTCACGCCCGAGAAGATTTCCAGGATCGCGATGACCAGAACTGGTTATGCCATTCCATTTATTTCCCGGCTGACAAACGTGTCGCCAAGCGTGCGGTGAATTTTGCACCGCGCACTATGGAAGCGTTTGAACCTAAAGTTCGTACTTATTAA
- a CDS encoding succinate dehydrogenase iron-sulfur subunit, translated as MLKVEVYRYNPDADKEPYMKTYEIDTQGKDLMVLDVLELLKAQDESLAYRRSCREGVCGSDGMNINGKNGLACIKPISECVKNNKLVLRPLPGLPVIRDLVVDMTQFYDQYKKIEPYLQNDTPAPAIERLQSPEDREKLDGLYECILCACCSTSCPSFWWNPDKFIGPAGLLQAYRFLADSRDLATEKRLSNLDDPFSVFRCHGIQNCVAVCPKGLNPTRAIGHIRNMLLQSAT; from the coding sequence ATGTTGAAAGTTGAAGTCTACCGCTACAATCCTGACGCCGATAAAGAGCCGTACATGAAAACCTATGAGATCGATACTCAGGGTAAAGATCTTATGGTGCTGGATGTGCTGGAATTATTAAAAGCCCAGGATGAAAGCCTGGCTTACCGTCGCTCATGCCGCGAAGGTGTTTGTGGTTCTGATGGCATGAACATCAACGGCAAGAATGGTTTGGCTTGTATCAAGCCTATATCCGAATGTGTCAAGAACAACAAATTGGTGCTGCGCCCGCTGCCAGGTTTACCGGTAATCCGTGACCTCGTAGTCGATATGACCCAATTCTACGACCAGTACAAGAAAATTGAACCTTATTTGCAGAACGACACGCCAGCGCCAGCGATCGAACGGTTACAATCTCCGGAAGATCGTGAGAAGCTGGATGGCTTGTATGAGTGTATACTCTGTGCCTGTTGTTCAACCAGTTGCCCATCTTTTTGGTGGAATCCGGACAAGTTCATCGGACCTGCCGGTTTGTTGCAGGCGTATCGTTTCCTGGCGGATAGCCGCGACCTCGCCACTGAAAAACGTTTGTCTAATCTGGACGATCCCTTCAGCGTATTCCGCTGCCACGGTATCCAGAACTGTGTGGCGGTTTGTCCCAAAGGGTTGAACCCGACACGGGCCATTGGCCATATCCGCAACATGCTGTTACAGAGCGCTACCTAA
- a CDS encoding 2-oxoglutarate dehydrogenase E1 component gives MQDSIMEQFWSTSHISGGNAAYVEELYDKYLHDANAVPEEWRNYFEQLPRVNGVVTQDTPHSVIRAQFEQLGKSRVRTVTAPAAAGSVSIEHERKQVKVLQLISSYRFRGHQKAQLDPLGLMEREQVPDLDLGFHGLTNADLDTVFQTGNLYIGKEEAPLRDIIAALEKTYCGHVGPEIMHITNLAEKQWLQQRLESVRSNPEFSKEQRLAVLERLTAAEGLERHLDSKYPGTKRFGLEGGESFIPLVDALVKRAGTYGAKEIVLGMAHRGRLNTLVNVFGKSPADLFAEFDGRRLVDTSGDVKYHQGFSSNVMTPGGELHMAMAFNPSHLEIVSPVVEGSVRARQDRRKDKVGGKVVPIVVHGDAAFAGQGVVMETFQMSQTRAYGTGGTLHLVINNQVGFTTSKREDARSTEYCTDVAKMIECPILHVNGDDPDAVLFVAQLAMDYRYEFKKDVVIDLVCYRRRGHNETDEPSATQPLMYKVIRSHKTTRTLYADKLISAGLLDQATADEMTNNYRAALDRGEHVASGLVSEPDRSLFVDWSAYIGHDWTAPSDTGVELKALQAIANKMCEVPDGIVMQKQVEKIYEDRRKMAGGALPLNWGMAETLAYATLVEQGYFVRMTGQDVGRGTFSHRHAVVHSQKDGSSYVPLSHMKEGQPDFELYDSYLSEEAVLAFEYGYATTAPGGLVIWEAQFGDFANGAQVVIDQFITSGEHKWGRLCGLTMLLPHGYEGQGPEHSSARLERFMQLCAEHNIQVCVPTTPAQVFHMLRRQAVRPMRRPLVVMSPKSLLRHKLATSTLEELANGQFQNVIADDSVDPAKVKRAILCSGKVYYNLLEERIARNQDNVALIRLEQLYPFPEQELRAALAPYANLQDIRWCQEEPMNQGAWYSSQHHMRRVVHDHNPDLYLDYIGRDASAAPAGGYMSAHLEEQTRFINEALNV, from the coding sequence ATGCAAGACAGCATCATGGAGCAATTTTGGAGCACGTCGCACATCTCCGGTGGGAACGCTGCTTACGTCGAAGAGCTCTACGACAAGTATTTACACGACGCGAATGCCGTTCCCGAAGAATGGCGCAACTACTTCGAACAATTGCCGCGCGTCAACGGCGTTGTAACCCAGGATACCCCGCACTCGGTGATTCGTGCTCAGTTTGAGCAGCTAGGCAAGAGCCGCGTGCGTACCGTGACTGCTCCTGCAGCGGCGGGCTCAGTCAGCATTGAGCACGAGCGCAAGCAGGTAAAGGTTCTGCAACTTATCAGCTCCTATCGTTTCCGTGGGCATCAAAAAGCCCAGCTCGATCCACTAGGTTTGATGGAGCGTGAGCAGGTACCGGACCTTGACCTTGGTTTTCATGGCCTGACCAATGCTGACCTCGATACGGTTTTTCAGACCGGTAACCTGTATATCGGTAAAGAAGAAGCCCCTCTGCGTGACATCATCGCTGCGTTGGAAAAAACCTACTGTGGTCATGTCGGCCCGGAAATCATGCACATCACCAATCTGGCGGAAAAGCAATGGTTGCAGCAGCGTCTGGAGAGTGTGCGTTCCAACCCGGAATTCAGCAAAGAGCAGCGTCTGGCGGTACTGGAGCGTTTGACCGCAGCCGAAGGCCTTGAGCGTCACCTGGACAGTAAATACCCGGGTACCAAACGCTTCGGTCTGGAAGGTGGTGAGAGTTTTATCCCCCTTGTTGATGCCTTGGTGAAACGCGCTGGTACCTACGGTGCGAAAGAAATTGTCCTGGGCATGGCCCACCGCGGTCGCTTGAATACGCTGGTTAACGTGTTCGGTAAAAGCCCGGCGGATTTGTTTGCCGAGTTTGATGGCCGTCGTCTGGTTGATACGTCCGGGGATGTGAAATATCACCAGGGCTTCTCGTCCAACGTGATGACGCCGGGTGGCGAATTGCACATGGCAATGGCATTTAACCCGTCGCATCTGGAAATTGTATCTCCGGTGGTAGAAGGTTCTGTGCGTGCACGCCAGGATCGCCGCAAAGATAAAGTGGGTGGCAAGGTTGTGCCTATCGTCGTCCATGGTGATGCAGCATTTGCTGGCCAGGGTGTAGTGATGGAAACCTTCCAGATGTCACAGACCCGTGCGTATGGCACCGGCGGAACACTGCACCTCGTGATCAACAATCAGGTCGGTTTCACCACCAGCAAACGTGAAGATGCCCGTTCCACCGAGTACTGCACCGATGTGGCCAAGATGATTGAATGCCCCATCCTCCACGTGAACGGTGATGATCCTGATGCGGTCCTGTTTGTGGCGCAATTGGCCATGGATTACCGCTACGAGTTTAAGAAAGATGTGGTTATCGATCTGGTATGTTACCGCCGTCGTGGTCACAACGAGACTGATGAACCGTCAGCGACTCAACCCTTGATGTACAAGGTGATTCGCAGCCATAAAACTACGCGTACCTTGTACGCCGATAAGTTGATCAGTGCTGGTCTGCTGGATCAGGCAACGGCTGACGAGATGACCAACAACTATCGTGCAGCACTGGATCGCGGTGAGCACGTAGCCAGTGGTCTGGTGAGTGAGCCGGATCGTTCACTCTTTGTCGACTGGTCCGCCTACATCGGTCATGATTGGACCGCACCCAGCGATACCGGTGTTGAGCTAAAAGCCTTACAAGCGATTGCCAATAAAATGTGTGAGGTGCCCGATGGCATCGTCATGCAAAAGCAAGTTGAAAAAATCTACGAAGACCGCCGCAAGATGGCGGGTGGTGCTCTGCCGCTTAACTGGGGTATGGCGGAGACATTGGCCTATGCCACTCTGGTGGAGCAAGGTTACTTTGTTCGTATGACCGGTCAGGATGTGGGACGCGGTACCTTCTCTCATCGACATGCGGTAGTTCATAGCCAAAAAGACGGCTCCAGCTACGTACCTCTGTCGCATATGAAAGAGGGACAGCCGGATTTCGAACTCTATGATTCTTATCTGTCAGAAGAAGCTGTATTAGCATTTGAATATGGTTATGCCACCACGGCGCCTGGCGGATTAGTTATTTGGGAAGCGCAATTTGGCGATTTTGCTAACGGTGCGCAAGTCGTGATTGACCAATTTATTACCAGTGGCGAACACAAGTGGGGCCGTCTGTGCGGCCTGACAATGTTGTTGCCGCACGGATATGAAGGTCAGGGGCCAGAGCACTCTTCTGCACGCCTTGAGCGTTTCATGCAGTTGTGTGCCGAACACAATATTCAGGTCTGTGTGCCTACAACGCCGGCGCAAGTTTTCCACATGCTGCGTCGTCAGGCTGTTCGTCCGATGCGCCGTCCCTTGGTGGTAATGAGCCCCAAGTCGCTGCTGCGTCACAAGTTGGCAACCTCCACGTTGGAAGAGCTGGCCAATGGTCAATTCCAGAACGTAATTGCCGATGACAGTGTCGATCCGGCTAAAGTGAAGCGCGCCATCCTGTGTAGTGGCAAGGTTTACTACAATCTCTTGGAAGAACGTATTGCCCGTAATCAGGATAACGTTGCGCTGATTCGTCTTGAACAACTTTATCCATTCCCCGAACAAGAGCTGCGTGCCGCACTGGCGCCTTATGCCAATTTGCAGGATATCCGTTGGTGTCAGGAAGAGCCGATGAATCAGGGCGCCTGGTACAGCAGCCAGCATCACATGCGTCGTGTGGTGCACGATCACAATCCAGATCTGTATCTGGATTACATTGGTCGCGATGCATCGGCAGCACCAGCGGGCGGCTATATGTCTGCTCACCTTGAAGAACAAACACGTTTCATCAACGAAGCACTGAATGTCTAG
- the sdhC gene encoding succinate dehydrogenase, cytochrome b556 subunit: MNKKRPVNLDISTIKLPITAYVSILHRISGVFLFAGMAVLLWLLDASLASEESFAAMKESLNDPVYKFVLWGVLSVLAYHTVAGVRHLTMDGGVGETLKGGQLGARLVVLLAIVLIVIAGVWIW; encoded by the coding sequence GTGAACAAAAAAAGACCTGTCAATCTCGATATATCCACTATCAAACTTCCTATCACCGCTTACGTTTCTATCCTTCATCGCATCTCTGGTGTTTTCCTTTTTGCCGGCATGGCCGTATTACTTTGGCTGTTGGACGCAAGTCTGGCCTCGGAGGAAAGCTTTGCTGCGATGAAAGAGTCTCTGAATGATCCGGTTTACAAGTTCGTACTCTGGGGTGTGCTCTCTGTGCTTGCTTACCACACCGTTGCTGGTGTGCGCCATCTGACAATGGATGGCGGCGTAGGTGAGACCTTAAAAGGTGGTCAATTGGGTGCCAGGCTTGTGGTGCTGTTGGCCATTGTATTGATCGTAATAGCCGGAGTATGGATATGGTAA
- the odhB gene encoding 2-oxoglutarate dehydrogenase complex dihydrolipoyllysine-residue succinyltransferase, with protein MSIEIKAPTFPESVQDGTIATWHKKPGEAVSRDELIVDIETDKVVLEVVAPADGSLSEIIKGEGDTVLSNEVIAKFVEGAAAAPAENKEAKAEAPAAEAKPAAGGDKLVNPAARKMASENNINAAEVSGTGKDGRVTKEDVANHLKSAPASAPAAKTSSTAAAPVPAMDAVGDRVEKRVPMTRLRKRIAERLLEASSTTAMLTTFNEVNMGPIMELRAKYKDQFEKAHNGTRLGFMSFFVKAAAEALRRFPAVNASIDNNDIVYHGYQDIGVAVSTDKGLVVPVLRNAENMSLATIENTIRDFGLRARDGKLGIEEMSGGTFTITNGGVFGSLLSTPILNLPQSAILGMHKIQERPMAVNGEVKILPMMYLALSYDHRLLDGKEAVQFLVAIKDLLEDPARILLEI; from the coding sequence ATGAGTATTGAAATTAAAGCCCCGACTTTCCCTGAATCCGTGCAGGATGGGACTATTGCGACCTGGCACAAGAAGCCGGGTGAAGCCGTATCACGCGATGAGCTGATCGTTGATATCGAAACCGATAAAGTCGTGTTGGAAGTTGTGGCGCCGGCTGATGGCAGCCTCAGTGAAATCATAAAAGGTGAGGGCGACACAGTTCTTAGCAATGAAGTGATTGCCAAGTTTGTGGAAGGCGCTGCGGCCGCCCCGGCTGAAAATAAAGAAGCCAAAGCGGAAGCACCGGCTGCGGAAGCCAAGCCGGCCGCCGGCGGTGACAAGTTGGTCAATCCTGCGGCACGCAAGATGGCAAGCGAAAATAACATCAATGCCGCTGAAGTATCCGGCACGGGCAAAGATGGACGTGTTACCAAAGAAGACGTCGCCAATCATTTGAAGTCCGCTCCGGCGAGTGCGCCGGCTGCAAAAACTTCCTCGACCGCAGCTGCGCCAGTACCGGCGATGGATGCTGTGGGTGATCGCGTTGAAAAACGTGTGCCGATGACTCGCCTGCGTAAGCGTATTGCTGAGCGTCTGTTGGAAGCATCCAGCACCACGGCCATGTTAACCACCTTCAATGAGGTGAACATGGGTCCGATCATGGAGCTGCGCGCCAAATACAAAGATCAATTTGAAAAAGCCCATAACGGCACCCGTCTGGGTTTTATGAGTTTCTTTGTGAAAGCGGCTGCGGAAGCACTGCGCCGTTTCCCGGCGGTCAATGCGTCAATTGATAACAACGACATCGTTTATCACGGTTATCAGGACATCGGTGTGGCTGTTTCTACCGACAAAGGTCTGGTGGTTCCCGTATTGCGCAACGCAGAAAATATGAGCCTGGCAACGATTGAAAATACCATTCGTGATTTTGGTCTGCGTGCCCGCGACGGCAAATTGGGCATTGAAGAAATGTCTGGCGGTACTTTCACCATCACCAACGGCGGTGTGTTTGGTTCGCTGCTGTCTACTCCCATTCTGAATCTGCCGCAGTCTGCCATTCTCGGAATGCACAAGATTCAGGAGCGCCCGATGGCCGTTAACGGCGAAGTAAAAATTCTGCCGATGATGTACCTGGCGCTGTCCTACGATCACCGTCTGCTGGACGGTAAAGAAGCGGTGCAATTCCTGGTAGCGATCAAAGATCTGCTTGAAGATCCGGCGCGCATTCTGTTGGAAATCTAG
- a CDS encoding alginate export family protein yields MKKYMACCLGAVVGSLSLVPHAIANESVTEAFQKSTVKVNFRLRYEDVSWDGLEDSDAFTLRSRLSYQSGAYNGFAFAAEFDDVRELDDVDYRTAANDPSNPGTAIIADPEGTEVNQAFVSYDNFSTQFKYGRQRIVLDNQRFIGAVGWRQNEQTYDAFSITNKGLSDTQLFYAYVTNVNRIFGEDNLIGDHDQETHLLNVNYAGFSAGKISLYAYLIDNLTAPALASDTFGARWMGRVNPTFGYNLEYATQSEGGDNPVTYSADYMLAEGVVTLGKLTTTLGYELLGSDDGVVGFATPLATLHAFQGWTDRFLDTPANGIEDIYMTLATNLAGIQFVAAYHELASDVNGIDYGTEWDVSASKKWGPVVYTAKFADYSADDFGSDTTKLWLMADINF; encoded by the coding sequence ATGAAAAAATACATGGCTTGCTGCCTTGGTGCTGTTGTTGGATCTTTATCGTTGGTTCCTCATGCAATCGCAAATGAAAGTGTGACGGAGGCATTTCAAAAAAGCACCGTCAAAGTAAATTTTCGTCTGCGTTATGAGGATGTTAGCTGGGATGGCCTGGAGGACTCCGATGCGTTCACTCTGCGCTCGCGTCTTTCTTATCAATCGGGTGCCTACAATGGCTTTGCTTTTGCAGCGGAGTTTGATGATGTGCGCGAGTTGGATGATGTCGATTACCGCACGGCGGCGAATGATCCCTCCAATCCCGGTACGGCTATTATCGCGGACCCTGAAGGAACGGAAGTTAATCAGGCGTTCGTGTCATACGATAATTTCAGTACGCAATTCAAATACGGTCGGCAACGCATTGTTCTGGACAACCAGCGGTTTATCGGCGCAGTAGGCTGGCGTCAGAACGAGCAAACCTATGATGCCTTTTCGATTACCAATAAGGGCTTGTCCGACACCCAGCTGTTTTACGCATATGTTACGAATGTTAATCGAATATTTGGCGAAGATAATCTGATCGGTGATCACGATCAGGAAACTCATTTGTTAAATGTAAACTATGCCGGTTTCAGTGCTGGCAAAATATCGTTGTATGCCTATCTCATCGATAACCTGACTGCACCGGCATTGGCGAGTGATACCTTCGGTGCTCGCTGGATGGGACGCGTCAACCCAACCTTTGGCTACAACCTGGAATACGCAACGCAATCAGAGGGAGGTGATAATCCGGTAACCTATTCAGCTGACTACATGCTGGCTGAGGGTGTGGTTACACTGGGTAAGCTGACCACGACCTTGGGATATGAATTGTTAGGTTCCGATGATGGTGTCGTAGGTTTTGCCACACCACTTGCCACCTTGCACGCTTTCCAGGGGTGGACTGACCGCTTTCTTGATACGCCTGCTAACGGTATTGAGGATATCTATATGACCTTGGCAACCAATCTTGCTGGAATACAGTTCGTTGCTGCTTACCACGAACTGGCGTCGGATGTGAACGGTATAGACTACGGCACAGAGTGGGATGTCAGCGCGAGTAAAAAGTGGGGCCCCGTTGTTTATACTGCAAAATTTGCTGATTATTCTGCAGATGATTTTGGTTCTGACACCACTAAATTATGGCTGATGGCAGATATCAATTTCTAA
- the sdhD gene encoding succinate dehydrogenase, hydrophobic membrane anchor protein, which produces MVTAVTSFGRSGLYDWLIQRVGAVILTAYTIFLVVYIAMNPGLDFAQWSALYNQLWMRIFSLLALISFITHAWIGLWSVLTDYLTNRLLGAKATVLRLIAQTVLGVAAVTYLVWGVEILWGL; this is translated from the coding sequence ATGGTAACTGCAGTAACCAGTTTTGGTCGTAGTGGTCTGTATGATTGGTTGATTCAGCGCGTTGGCGCTGTGATATTGACAGCCTATACAATCTTTCTCGTCGTTTATATTGCCATGAATCCTGGCCTGGATTTCGCTCAGTGGAGCGCGCTCTATAATCAGCTATGGATGCGCATCTTCAGCCTGCTCGCTCTTATTTCATTTATTACACATGCCTGGATCGGACTTTGGTCTGTCTTGACGGACTATCTCACCAACCGTTTGTTGGGAGCCAAGGCTACTGTGTTGCGTCTGATTGCGCAGACAGTATTGGGTGTTGCCGCTGTGACCTACCTGGTCTGGGGCGTTGAAATTTTGTGGGGGCTCTAG